Proteins encoded in a region of the Carassius gibelio isolate Cgi1373 ecotype wild population from Czech Republic chromosome B5, carGib1.2-hapl.c, whole genome shotgun sequence genome:
- the LOC127958208 gene encoding uncharacterized protein LOC127958208, producing SADNGSRISLEDESRTLSSYGLHSGSVVSLLITNPGPFQVFVRNEKGQTGTYEVDINETVDQLQAKIYRKERVPVDQQRLIFNGRQLESGRKLQEYDISSGSSIHMTLRLRGG from the coding sequence TCTGCCGATAACGGTTCGCGTATCAGCCTTGAGGATGAGTCTCGAACCCTCAGCAGTTACGGTCTGCACTCTGGATCAGTGGTCAGTCTGCTCATCACCAACCCCGGACCTTTCCAAGTGTTCGTCAGGAATGAGAAGGGCCAGACCGGGACGTATGAAGTGGATATCAATGAGaccgtagatcagctccaggctaagATCTACCGCAAAGAGAGAGTCCCCGTGGACCAGCAGAGACTGATTTTCAACGGAAGACAGCTGGAGTCCGGCAGAAAGTTGCAGGAATACGACATCAGCTCAGGAAGCAGCATTCACATGACTCTCCGTCTGCGAGGAGGATGA
- the LOC127957990 gene encoding uncharacterized protein LOC127957990, with amino-acid sequence MELIIRLLSGDVKRLEVSGGATVGELKKLISQIIGEPSYKQKLSADNGSRISLEDESRTLSSYGLHSGSVVSLLITNPGPFQVFVRNEKGQTGTYEVDINETVDQLQAKIYRKERVPVDQQRLIFNGRQLESGRKLQEYDISSGSSIHMTLRLRGG; translated from the coding sequence ATGGAGCTGATAATAAGACTGCTGAGTGGAGATGTGAAGCGTCTGGAAGTGAGCGGTGGAGCCACAGTTGGTGAACTGAAGAAACTCATCTCTCAGATCATCGGAGAACCTTCTTACAAACAGAAGCTGTCTGCCGATAACGGTTCGCGTATCAGCCTTGAGGATGAGTCTCGAACCCTCAGCAGTTACGGTCTGCACTCTGGATCAGTGGTCAGTCTGCTCATCACCAACCCCGGACCTTTCCAAGTGTTCGTCAGGAATGAGAAGGGCCAGACCGGGACGTATGAAGTGGATATCAATGAGaccgtagatcagctccaggctaagATCTACCGCAAAGAGAGAGTCCCCGTGGACCAGCAGAGACTGATTTTCAACGGAAGACAGCTGGAGTCCGGCAGAAAGTTGCAGGAATACGACATCAGCTCAGGAAGCAGCATTCACATGACTCTCCGTCTGCGAGGAGGATGA